From the Acidovorax carolinensis genome, one window contains:
- a CDS encoding IS256 family transposase, producing MAPKKHEVPEELLTSLLANYKKPEDLIGENGLLKQLTKLLVEKALDAELTEHLGHDRHETVANASGNTRNGKSRKTLKGEFGQLPIEVPRDRHGSFEPQLIPKHQTRWAGFDDKIISLYARGMTVREIQSHLEEMYSTEVSPSLISSVTDAVSEEVKAWQARPLDAIYPIVYMDCIHVKVREGAVRVKAVYLAIGITMGGEKEVLGLWLALTEGAKFWLQVVTELRNRGVQDIFIACVDGLKGFPDAIEAVFPKAVVQLCIVHMVRHSLNYVSWKRRKEVAADLRRIYQSATAEEAELRLGEFESKWGAEYLPIGQSWRRNWSRLTPFFDYPPEIRKVIYTTNAIESVNMGLRKLSKNRGSFPSDEALTKLFYLALRNISQKWTMPIRDWKAALTRFTIQFGDRISIN from the coding sequence ATGGCACCCAAGAAACACGAAGTCCCCGAAGAACTACTGACCAGCCTGCTGGCCAACTACAAGAAGCCTGAAGACCTCATCGGCGAGAACGGCCTGCTCAAGCAGCTCACCAAGCTGTTGGTCGAGAAGGCCCTGGACGCCGAACTGACCGAACACCTGGGCCACGACCGGCATGAAACGGTGGCCAACGCCAGTGGCAACACCCGCAACGGCAAGAGCAGGAAGACCCTCAAGGGCGAGTTTGGCCAACTGCCCATTGAGGTACCCCGCGACCGCCATGGCAGCTTCGAGCCCCAGCTCATCCCCAAGCACCAGACCCGCTGGGCCGGCTTCGACGACAAGATCATCTCGCTGTATGCACGCGGCATGACAGTGCGCGAGATTCAGAGCCACCTTGAAGAGATGTACAGCACAGAGGTCTCGCCCAGCCTGATTTCATCGGTGACGGATGCCGTCAGCGAGGAGGTCAAGGCCTGGCAAGCCCGTCCGTTGGACGCCATCTATCCCATTGTCTACATGGACTGCATCCACGTGAAAGTGCGCGAAGGGGCCGTGCGGGTCAAGGCGGTGTATCTGGCCATCGGCATCACCATGGGCGGCGAGAAGGAGGTGCTGGGCCTGTGGCTTGCACTGACCGAAGGGGCCAAGTTCTGGCTGCAGGTCGTGACCGAGTTGCGCAACCGGGGCGTGCAGGACATCTTCATCGCCTGCGTCGATGGGCTCAAGGGCTTTCCTGACGCCATCGAGGCCGTATTCCCCAAGGCGGTGGTCCAGCTTTGCATCGTGCACATGGTGCGCCACAGCCTGAACTACGTGTCGTGGAAACGCAGGAAAGAGGTAGCGGCCGACCTGAGGCGCATCTACCAATCGGCCACCGCCGAGGAGGCTGAACTGCGCCTGGGCGAGTTCGAGAGCAAGTGGGGCGCCGAGTACCTGCCCATTGGCCAGTCCTGGCGCAGGAACTGGAGCCGCTTGACCCCGTTCTTTGACTATCCACCGGAAATCAGGAAGGTCATCTACACCACCAACGCCATCGAATCGGTGAACATGGGCCTGAGGAAGCTGAGCAAGAACCGGGGCTCGTTCCCCAGCGATGAGGCGCTGACCAAGCTGTTCTACCTGGCCCTGCGCAACATCAGCCAGAAGTGGACCATGCCGATTCGCGACTGGAAGGCCGCGCTGACCCGATTTACCATTCAGTTCGGAGACCGCATCTCCATCAACTGA
- a CDS encoding TrbI/VirB10 family protein, whose product MNQDDSPDLAPQAGKVAPEPVALRAQPRPVTRLNRRTLAILTGGLSVAVLGATIWSLQPHRRGAGEQTELYNVDRVSKSEGLDGLPADYSKLPPKVPELGPPLPGDLGPAIVKSQQPVTPTYAPPGHDPADALRKEADAAAASSVFFRSGKPGQTAGAAMQATPGAPGMANALAAFDPLAAGPASTAAQPADPTATQNRQDQKESFLKAGSTETRNSGNLQMPASPYQVMAGTVIPAALVTGIKSDLPGDVIATVTEPVYDTATGKFLLIPQGSRILGRYNSQVSYGQSRVQMIWNRIILPDTSSLTLDNLVGTDPAGYAGVEDEVDRHWSRILAGAALTTLLGVGAELAAPENRQDGNRIIIAGRDGLQDSVNQVGQEMTRRNMNIQPTLTARPGLPVRIIVNRDLQLRPYQPLFYQRGGAR is encoded by the coding sequence ATGAACCAGGACGATTCTCCCGACCTTGCACCGCAAGCGGGCAAGGTGGCGCCCGAGCCGGTGGCGCTGCGCGCCCAGCCGCGCCCGGTCACGCGCCTGAACCGGCGCACGCTGGCCATCCTCACCGGCGGCCTTTCGGTCGCCGTACTCGGGGCCACGATCTGGTCATTGCAGCCGCACCGGCGCGGCGCGGGCGAGCAGACCGAGCTATACAACGTGGACCGCGTCTCGAAGTCAGAAGGGCTGGATGGGTTGCCGGCCGACTACTCGAAGCTGCCGCCGAAGGTGCCCGAGCTGGGGCCGCCATTGCCGGGTGATCTTGGCCCTGCCATCGTGAAGTCGCAGCAGCCGGTGACGCCCACTTATGCGCCGCCGGGCCATGATCCCGCAGATGCCTTGCGCAAGGAAGCCGATGCGGCGGCGGCTTCGTCGGTATTCTTCCGCTCGGGCAAGCCAGGGCAGACCGCTGGCGCGGCCATGCAGGCAACGCCCGGTGCGCCCGGCATGGCCAACGCCTTGGCTGCCTTTGACCCGCTGGCTGCTGGCCCGGCCTCGACCGCGGCACAGCCGGCCGACCCGACTGCCACCCAGAACCGGCAAGATCAGAAGGAATCGTTCCTGAAAGCCGGTTCTACGGAAACGCGCAATTCAGGCAATCTGCAGATGCCGGCCTCGCCGTACCAGGTCATGGCCGGGACGGTGATTCCTGCGGCGCTGGTGACGGGCATCAAGTCCGATCTTCCGGGCGATGTGATCGCCACCGTGACGGAGCCGGTCTACGACACGGCCACCGGCAAGTTCCTGCTGATCCCGCAGGGATCGCGCATTCTGGGGCGCTACAACAGCCAGGTGAGTTACGGCCAGAGTCGTGTACAGATGATATGGAACCGGATCATCCTGCCGGATACGTCCTCGCTGACGCTGGATAATCTTGTGGGCACTGATCCGGCGGGCTATGCCGGCGTGGAGGACGAGGTTGACCGGCACTGGAGCCGCATCCTGGCCGGCGCGGCGTTGACCACGCTGCTGGGCGTGGGGGCCGAGCTGGCCGCGCCGGAAAACCGGCAGGACGGCAACCGCATCATCATCGCCGGGCGCGACGGCTTGCAGGACAGCGTAAACCAGGTGGGCCAGGAGATGACCCGGCGCAACATGAACATCCAGCCGACGCTGACGGCGCGACCGGGGTTGCCGGTGCGGATTATTGTGAATCGCGATTTACAGCTTCGTCCTTACCAGCCCTTGTTCTACCAGCGCGGAGGTGCCCGATGA
- a CDS encoding chromosome partitioning protein ParB, protein MRGFHGGRCDAPRHNAATGRGIGAGRGTGHGRMVTLDITPAMRARIKVSAFTQGVTVADLLRALLEREFPEEKP, encoded by the coding sequence GTGCGTGGCTTCCACGGTGGACGTTGTGACGCCCCGCGTCACAACGCAGCAACCGGGCGCGGAATTGGCGCAGGCCGTGGGACTGGACATGGCCGCATGGTGACCCTCGACATCACGCCTGCCATGCGCGCGCGCATCAAGGTCTCGGCCTTCACGCAGGGCGTGACGGTGGCCGACCTCTTGCGCGCACTGCTGGAGCGCGAGTTCCCGGAGGAGAAGCCATGA
- the tnpA gene encoding IS66-like element accessory protein TnpA, translating into MEIMHTMANEAIAQRPKRRYYNPELKTQVVAQCQVSGASVAGVALAHGINANIVHRWLREQFAQCKPAVGNEFVALPLTRAAQPQSAPASEHAGLPRDIRVEVRRNSSTITVNWPLEDAPSCAAWLREWLR; encoded by the coding sequence ATGGAAATCATGCACACCATGGCGAACGAGGCGATCGCCCAACGCCCCAAGCGGCGTTACTACAACCCAGAACTCAAAACCCAGGTCGTGGCGCAATGCCAAGTCAGCGGCGCATCTGTCGCCGGCGTAGCCCTGGCGCACGGCATCAATGCCAACATTGTTCATCGCTGGCTGCGTGAGCAGTTTGCCCAGTGCAAGCCAGCGGTTGGCAACGAATTCGTCGCCTTACCCTTGACACGCGCTGCCCAGCCACAATCTGCACCCGCGTCCGAGCATGCGGGCTTACCACGCGACATCCGTGTAGAGGTCCGTCGCAATAGCAGCACGATCACGGTGAACTGGCCACTGGAAGACGCCCCGTCGTGTGCCGCCTGGCTGCGCGAGTGGCTGCGATGA
- the tnpB gene encoding IS66 family insertion sequence element accessory protein TnpB (TnpB, as the term is used for proteins encoded by IS66 family insertion elements, is considered an accessory protein, since TnpC, encoded by a neighboring gene, is a DDE family transposase.): protein MIRIDAAWLATAPLDMRAGTDTALARVVTVFGAAHPHHAYLFANKRANRMKVLVHDGIGIWLAARRLHQGKFAWPAPVDVHWQLERSQLDALVLGLPWQRMGDAGIITMV, encoded by the coding sequence ATGATCCGCATCGACGCCGCCTGGCTGGCCACTGCTCCGCTGGACATGCGCGCCGGCACCGACACGGCGCTGGCCCGGGTGGTCACTGTGTTCGGTGCTGCCCATCCCCACCACGCCTATCTGTTCGCCAACAAGCGCGCCAACCGCATGAAGGTGCTGGTGCACGACGGCATCGGCATCTGGCTGGCGGCTCGGCGCTTGCACCAGGGCAAGTTCGCCTGGCCTGCGCCGGTGGATGTCCATTGGCAGCTGGAGCGCTCCCAACTCGACGCCCTGGTGCTAGGACTGCCATGGCAACGAATGGGAGACGCCGGCATCATCACCATGGTCTAA
- a CDS encoding S26 family signal peptidase has product MTTIPTSASAASTAPHPRSHPRSRWRARIVLAALSACGLAALAWASFTSPLPRLIYNPSDSVAVGWYRIDLLDHRAGSLPRPLSVGSIVLVPLPAEAAALAAQRSYLPTRVPLLKRVGAVAPQHVCIVDALVWIDGVPVAATLAADRLGRPLPSWPQCRRLRPGELFLLSATNPASFDSRYFGPVSASAVIGVAHPVWLETRP; this is encoded by the coding sequence ATGACGACCATTCCCACGTCTGCCAGCGCCGCCAGTACGGCGCCGCATCCTCGCTCGCATCCCCGTTCCCGTTGGCGCGCTCGCATTGTGCTGGCTGCACTGTCCGCCTGCGGCCTCGCTGCGCTGGCCTGGGCGTCCTTTACATCGCCGCTGCCGCGCCTGATCTACAACCCGTCCGACAGCGTGGCGGTCGGTTGGTATCGCATCGATCTGCTCGACCATCGCGCCGGTTCGCTGCCACGTCCCTTGTCCGTGGGCAGCATCGTGCTGGTTCCGCTGCCGGCCGAGGCCGCTGCACTGGCAGCGCAGCGCAGCTACCTGCCAACGCGCGTTCCGCTGCTCAAACGTGTGGGCGCGGTCGCGCCGCAACACGTCTGCATCGTCGATGCACTGGTCTGGATCGACGGCGTGCCGGTGGCCGCCACCCTGGCTGCTGACCGGTTGGGCCGGCCGCTGCCATCTTGGCCGCAATGCAGACGGCTTCGGCCTGGCGAACTGTTCCTGCTCAGCGCGACCAACCCGGCCTCATTCGACAGCCGCTACTTCGGCCCGGTCAGCGCGTCCGCCGTGATCGGCGTTGCGCACCCGGTCTGGCTGGAGACACGCCCATGA
- a CDS encoding DUF2840 domain-containing protein, with protein MNESALPVATAVTAVPSPSLAALTDRPAATPLTRVSLAFLEPRFKLYLRFGEPARTLRLDRWRSVAMFLPNAMFCRIRWQSNDYGTIRWQLMVMQACTPLDAAQRIPGVQPGAHLLLHAEGENQVRAVLERIDAIEALGIAPAAASPAYWRTLGNRLAARLPLPEYTAERHSAWLTGKALP; from the coding sequence ATGAACGAATCCGCTTTGCCTGTTGCTACCGCCGTCACGGCGGTGCCGTCGCCGTCACTTGCTGCGCTCACGGACCGGCCTGCTGCAACGCCGCTGACGCGCGTTTCTCTGGCCTTCCTTGAACCGCGCTTCAAGCTCTACCTGCGCTTTGGCGAGCCGGCGCGCACGCTGCGGCTCGACCGCTGGCGCAGCGTGGCAATGTTCCTGCCGAATGCCATGTTCTGCCGCATCCGCTGGCAGTCCAACGACTACGGCACGATCCGCTGGCAGCTCATGGTGATGCAGGCTTGCACGCCGTTGGATGCGGCGCAGCGCATCCCGGGCGTGCAGCCGGGCGCACACCTGCTGCTGCACGCCGAGGGTGAGAACCAAGTGCGCGCCGTGTTGGAGCGCATCGACGCCATCGAGGCGCTGGGTATTGCGCCCGCCGCCGCGTCGCCCGCGTACTGGCGCACGCTGGGCAACCGGCTCGCGGCACGCTTGCCGCTGCCGGAATACACCGCCGAGCGGCACTCTGCCTGGCTGACCGGGAAGGCGCTGCCATGA